The Glycine soja cultivar W05 chromosome 6, ASM419377v2, whole genome shotgun sequence genome has a window encoding:
- the LOC114416038 gene encoding uncharacterized protein LOC114416038, with the protein MASNRKDWSLKLDDALWAYRTAFKTPIGLLSFQMVYGMSCHLPMEMEHKAYWALKFLNFDEAASREQRRLQLLELEEMRLTAYESSRLYKERVKTYHDKKLLKKNFQPGQQVLLFNSRLKLLPGKLVSQ; encoded by the coding sequence ATGGCCTCTAATAGGAAGGATTGGTCCCTCAAATTGGATGATGCTTTATGGGCATATAGAACTGCATTTAAGACTCCGATAGGCTTATTGTcgtttcaaatggtttatggcaTGTCTTGTCACTTACCTATGGAGATGGAACATAAAGCTTATTGGGCCTTAaaatttttgaactttgatgaagCCGCATCTAGAGAGCAAAGGAGGCTACAACTATTGGAGTTGGAAGAAATGAGATTGACTGCATATGAATCTTCAAGGCTGTATAAAGAGAGGGTTAAAACTTACCATGATAAAAAGCTGCTAAAGAAGAATTTTCAACCAGGACAACAGGTGCTACTATTCAATTCAAGGCTGAAATTGCTCCCTGGGAAGCTTGTTAGTcagtga